In a genomic window of Planifilum fimeticola:
- a CDS encoding YheC/YheD family protein, whose amino-acid sequence MRTLGIIVCTVRKSPPFHEAGFFKRLALEGRRLGVGLLIFSPKQVDWNRRRVKGWTFSTEENRWVAGEHPLPTLVYDRCFYTHSSQYREYKPFVMRLDKDPHVQLLGRGLVGKWDTHLILSRNASLLPHLPETRKWEGPDKALSFLRQHRKIVIKPNGGSHGRGVAAIQQSGNGYQVHGRTRENRFFHLTFDDESSLKQWLSRFVATTRYVMQPYLELNTPDGRPYDLRMLIQKNERGEWITTGMAIRTGKPHSLTSNLHGGGRAEKALPFLLRHFRREQVEDIMEKIHWLAAVVPPHIERHHGRLLELGLDVGIDADGRVWILEVNSKPGRSVFLLTGQKDVYRQATLLPIRVAQAIFNRQTGG is encoded by the coding sequence ATGAGGACCCTCGGAATCATCGTCTGCACGGTTCGCAAGTCCCCGCCCTTTCACGAAGCAGGCTTTTTCAAGCGCCTCGCCCTGGAAGGCAGGCGGCTGGGCGTCGGACTGCTGATCTTTTCCCCGAAACAGGTGGACTGGAACCGTCGACGGGTGAAAGGATGGACCTTCTCAACGGAAGAAAACCGGTGGGTGGCCGGTGAGCATCCCCTGCCGACGCTGGTCTACGACCGCTGCTTTTACACCCACAGCAGCCAATACAGGGAATACAAACCCTTTGTCATGCGACTGGATAAGGATCCCCACGTTCAGCTGCTCGGCCGGGGACTCGTCGGGAAATGGGACACCCACCTCATCCTGTCCCGAAACGCTTCGCTCCTTCCCCACCTGCCGGAAACCCGTAAATGGGAAGGCCCCGACAAGGCCCTCTCCTTTCTCCGGCAACACCGAAAGATCGTGATCAAGCCCAACGGCGGTAGCCACGGCAGGGGAGTGGCGGCCATCCAGCAAAGCGGAAACGGATATCAAGTGCACGGTCGGACCAGGGAAAACCGGTTCTTTCACCTCACCTTCGACGACGAATCCTCCTTGAAACAATGGTTGAGCCGCTTTGTCGCAACCACCCGCTACGTGATGCAACCCTACCTTGAATTGAACACCCCGGACGGAAGGCCGTACGATCTGCGCATGCTGATTCAGAAGAACGAACGGGGCGAGTGGATAACCACCGGAATGGCCATACGCACCGGAAAACCCCACAGCCTCACCTCCAACCTGCACGGGGGTGGCCGGGCGGAGAAGGCGCTTCCCTTTCTTCTCCGCCACTTTCGCCGGGAACAGGTAGAGGACATCATGGAAAAGATCCACTGGCTCGCGGCAGTCGTTCCTCCACACATCGAGCGTCACCACGGCCGTCTTTTGGAATTGGGGCTGGATGTGGGCATCGACGCCGACGGTCGCGTATGGATACTGGAAGTCAATTCCAAACCCGGACGCAGCGTTTTCCTCCTCACAGGACAAAAGGATGTCTACCGACAGGCGACCCTGCTTCCGATCCGAGTGGCCCAGGCCATTTTCAACAGGCAAACGGGAGGGTAA
- a CDS encoding DRTGG domain-containing protein, with translation MPTKHEQILRYIEQLDVGEKISVRTIARELGVSEGTAYRAIKEAENQGLVNTVERVGTVRVERKRRSNIERLTFAEVVNIVDGHVLGGRAGLHKTLNKFVIGAMKLEAMMRYVEPGNLLIVGNRYNVHRISLQRGAAVLITGGFDTTEEVKALADELELPVISCSYDTFTVASMINRAIYDRLIKKEILLVEDVIARDHKPVYLKVDDPVARFHEKVKETGHSRYPVVDDGGKVQGMVTAKDVVGHDSTERIERVMTRNPITVTPKTSLASAAHEMVWEGIELLPVVNDQRRLLGVISRQDVIKSLQYMQKQPQVGETINDIIFRGFEEVREKNGTLVFRGKVTPQMSDSLGTLSIGVLTGLMTEAAIRILRRHRRGDLVTENLTIYSLKPVQLESEVELIPRVLEMGRKSAKLELEVFHDGNLVSKAMLTAQMIER, from the coding sequence ATGCCCACGAAGCACGAACAGATTCTCCGGTATATTGAACAGCTCGACGTGGGTGAGAAGATTTCCGTCCGCACCATCGCCCGCGAGCTGGGGGTGAGCGAAGGGACCGCGTACCGGGCGATCAAGGAAGCGGAAAACCAAGGGCTGGTCAATACCGTGGAACGGGTGGGAACGGTTCGCGTTGAGCGGAAACGGCGTTCCAACATCGAGCGGCTCACCTTCGCCGAAGTGGTCAACATCGTGGACGGTCACGTGCTGGGGGGACGGGCCGGGCTTCACAAGACCCTCAACAAGTTTGTCATCGGCGCCATGAAGCTGGAGGCGATGATGCGCTATGTGGAACCGGGAAACCTGTTGATCGTCGGAAACCGGTATAACGTGCACCGCATCTCGCTTCAACGGGGGGCGGCCGTCTTGATCACCGGCGGTTTTGACACGACGGAAGAAGTGAAAGCGCTTGCAGACGAACTGGAGCTTCCGGTGATTTCCTGCAGCTATGACACCTTCACGGTGGCGTCCATGATCAACCGGGCGATCTACGACCGTCTGATCAAAAAGGAGATTCTGCTGGTGGAAGACGTGATCGCGCGGGATCACAAGCCGGTCTATCTGAAAGTGGATGATCCGGTCGCCCGTTTTCACGAGAAGGTGAAGGAGACGGGCCACAGCCGCTATCCCGTGGTGGACGACGGCGGGAAGGTGCAGGGAATGGTGACGGCGAAGGATGTGGTGGGTCACGACTCGACGGAACGGATCGAGCGGGTGATGACCCGGAATCCGATCACGGTGACTCCGAAAACCTCCCTGGCGTCCGCCGCCCACGAAATGGTGTGGGAAGGAATCGAATTGCTCCCGGTGGTGAATGATCAGCGGCGCCTCCTCGGGGTGATCAGCAGGCAAGATGTGATCAAGTCGCTGCAGTATATGCAGAAGCAGCCGCAGGTGGGGGAAACGATCAACGACATTATTTTCCGGGGCTTTGAAGAGGTCCGGGAAAAGAACGGCACCCTCGTCTTTCGCGGAAAGGTGACGCCGCAAATGAGCGATTCCCTCGGAACCCTCAGCATCGGCGTGTTGACCGGTCTGATGACGGAGGCGGCGATCCGGATCCTCCGGCGGCATCGGAGGGGGGATCTGGTCACCGAGAACCTGACCATCTATTCCCTGAAGCCGGTGCAGCTGGAGAGCGAAGTGGAATTGATCCCCCGGGTTTTGGAAATGGGGCGGAAATCGGCCAAATTGGAACTGGAAGTGTTTCACGACGGCAACCTGGTGTCCAAGGCCATGCTGACGGCGCAGATGATCGAGCGGTAA
- a CDS encoding metal-dependent hydrolase, with the protein MKIHFHGHSCFEIHHEGHRLIIDPFLRGNPMAKADPKDIKVDYVLLTHGHNDHVGDALEIAKNNDATVIAPFELAEWLGWQGVKAHPLHIGGSHAFPFGRVKLTQAFHGSGFTVDDRKEIIYLGMPAGILLMLGDKTVYHAGDTGLFSDMKLIGERHPVDIAMLPIGDNFTMGPEDALTAAEWVKAKWVIPMHYNTFPLIEQDAVAFVRNLEAKGIKGVVMESGETREW; encoded by the coding sequence ATGAAGATTCACTTTCACGGACACAGCTGTTTCGAAATTCACCATGAAGGCCACCGGCTGATCATTGATCCTTTTTTGCGGGGAAATCCCATGGCGAAGGCGGATCCCAAGGATATCAAGGTGGACTATGTGCTCCTCACCCACGGCCACAACGATCATGTGGGGGACGCGCTGGAAATCGCCAAGAACAATGATGCCACGGTGATCGCTCCCTTTGAATTGGCCGAATGGTTGGGTTGGCAGGGGGTGAAGGCCCATCCGTTGCATATCGGCGGAAGCCATGCCTTTCCCTTCGGCCGCGTGAAACTGACCCAGGCCTTCCACGGCTCCGGCTTTACCGTGGATGACCGGAAGGAGATCATCTATCTGGGGATGCCGGCGGGAATTTTGTTGATGCTGGGGGACAAGACCGTCTATCATGCCGGTGACACGGGCCTTTTCTCCGACATGAAATTGATCGGGGAACGGCATCCGGTCGATATCGCGATGCTGCCGATCGGCGACAACTTCACCATGGGTCCCGAGGACGCCCTGACTGCGGCGGAGTGGGTGAAGGCCAAATGGGTGATCCCCATGCATTACAACACCTTCCCGCTCATTGAACAGGATGCGGTCGCCTTTGTCCGGAACCTGGAGGCGAAAGGGATCAAAGGCGTGGTCATGGAGAGCGGCGAAACGAGGGAATGGTAG
- a CDS encoding YheC/YheD family protein translates to MGIARCEIQVVPDHTFPQSINMVMSRTLAEKLNLSHFPVWVKFGSRVAKGWIAIHSAKSPLIRISSHLARSLKLPDHLSICASYDSQSHCLRIGPLLGILINTETTMNQPVFGAMTRFLEECSLTGQERGVCVAVFTPEQMMAEGGTSKGWLFHNRKWRSRELPFPDVLYNRITSRRIERKPRLQSILRFLRMHHGVYVFNTTFLDKRQVHETLMRDPRMQNMLPETHPYHPNRIRTMLNRHGSLYLKPTNGSLGSGIIRLIKTGRFIVCQYATANGTTTRVYRKIETVITHLNRRVKGSSYLIQQGLHLVTSRGRPVDFRVLVQKNLHGNWAITSVVGRIANDQHIVSNLARGGTVRKASDVIEELDAHQSRPSISKIRSTALDVANAFEELVDGHYAELGIDLAVDKAGKVWLLEINSKPSKTDDTVINPSLSTRPSVIRLIDYTLYLTRFAQIRGPFPQPRNQPRNVAGRKRI, encoded by the coding sequence ATGGGGATTGCACGCTGTGAAATTCAGGTAGTACCCGACCACACTTTTCCTCAAAGCATCAACATGGTCATGAGCCGTACCCTGGCGGAAAAACTGAACCTCTCCCATTTTCCTGTCTGGGTCAAATTCGGATCGAGAGTCGCCAAGGGATGGATTGCCATTCATTCGGCAAAATCCCCCTTGATCAGGATCAGCTCCCATCTTGCCCGTTCCCTCAAACTGCCGGACCACCTCTCCATTTGCGCATCCTACGATTCCCAGTCGCACTGCTTACGCATCGGTCCCCTCCTCGGGATCCTCATCAACACCGAAACAACCATGAATCAACCGGTTTTCGGCGCCATGACCCGCTTTCTGGAGGAATGCTCCCTGACCGGCCAGGAGCGGGGGGTATGTGTCGCCGTTTTTACGCCGGAGCAAATGATGGCGGAAGGCGGGACCAGCAAGGGTTGGCTGTTCCATAACAGAAAGTGGCGATCCAGAGAGCTCCCCTTTCCGGATGTCCTTTACAATCGGATCACATCCCGGCGAATCGAGAGGAAGCCGCGCCTTCAGAGCATCCTCCGATTTTTGCGCATGCACCACGGTGTCTATGTCTTCAACACAACCTTTTTGGATAAGCGGCAGGTCCACGAAACCCTGATGCGGGATCCCCGCATGCAGAACATGCTCCCGGAAACCCATCCTTATCATCCCAATCGAATCCGGACCATGTTGAACCGCCACGGCAGCCTCTATCTCAAGCCGACCAACGGAAGCCTCGGATCCGGCATCATTCGCCTCATCAAAACCGGACGCTTCATCGTCTGTCAATATGCCACCGCAAATGGAACGACCACCCGCGTGTACAGAAAGATCGAAACGGTCATCACCCACTTGAACCGTCGCGTAAAAGGCTCGTCCTACCTGATCCAGCAGGGACTCCACCTGGTCACCTCCAGGGGGCGTCCCGTCGATTTCCGCGTCCTGGTTCAAAAAAATCTGCACGGCAACTGGGCGATCACCTCCGTCGTCGGACGCATCGCCAACGATCAGCATATCGTCTCCAACCTGGCCCGGGGCGGCACCGTGCGGAAAGCCTCCGACGTCATCGAGGAGCTGGATGCCCATCAGTCCAGACCCTCCATCTCCAAAATCCGGTCAACGGCGCTGGATGTGGCCAACGCCTTTGAAGAGCTGGTCGATGGCCATTACGCCGAGTTGGGCATCGATCTGGCCGTTGACAAGGCGGGAAAAGTCTGGCTTCTCGAAATCAATTCAAAACCCTCCAAAACCGATGACACCGTCATCAATCCGTCCCTGTCCACGCGTCCCTCGGTGATCCGCCTCATCGATTACACCCTGTATTTAACCCGTTTCGCACAAATCAGGGGTCCGTTCCCACAACCCCGAAACCAACCCCGAAACGTTGCCGGGAGGAAACGAATATGA
- the nosZ gene encoding Sec-dependent nitrous-oxide reductase has product MKLGKWYVPVALGVILGLVAGSIVSYVSPAPTTEGEQAVSGAFVPPGKKDEYYMFASGGHSGQVYVIGIPSMRRIRTIPVFSRDSATGYGWDEESKKMLGGYTWGDLHHPALSETDGEYDGRFLYVNDNANNRAAMIDLKTFTTKQILGPIPNIMGPHSAAFVTPNTEYFMMATRFSVPMGGKYAPLDKYSKEYHGALSAQKIDQKTGKMKVAWQLKLPPWNYDLSDAGKKISGDWAFFTTYNTEEATELLEINASANETDYLVAINWKKAEQAVKDKKFEVINGVKVVDPTKVKGIAYLIPLPKSPHGVDVSPDGRWIVGSGKLDPTVTVYDFKKFIKAIEKEDFSGTKKGLPVVNFESVKEATVKVGLGPLHTQFGPDGYAYTTLFVESAVAKWKLGEWKVLDKVTVHYSPGHSSAAEGDTVSPDGKYLVALNKLSKDRHLSVGPSHPENMQLIDISGDKMKVINEAPIDPEPHYAQMVKADKIKPILKYEKDEKRPHSVWKKEDVRIEREGNHVTVHGLAVRTRFYPDKIEVNEGDKVTIYLTNIDLDQDITHGFAINLYDIDVEVQPGETKKIEFVADKPGVYPFYCSNFCSALHQEMQGYLLVKPKK; this is encoded by the coding sequence ATGAAGCTGGGGAAATGGTATGTTCCCGTGGCACTGGGAGTAATCCTGGGACTTGTGGCCGGTTCCATCGTCAGCTATGTCAGTCCGGCCCCGACAACGGAGGGAGAGCAGGCGGTTTCCGGTGCTTTTGTCCCTCCCGGTAAAAAGGATGAGTATTATATGTTTGCCTCGGGAGGGCATTCGGGGCAGGTATATGTGATTGGAATTCCATCCATGCGCAGAATTCGCACGATTCCCGTCTTCAGCCGGGATTCCGCCACCGGATATGGTTGGGACGAGGAGTCCAAAAAAATGCTCGGCGGCTACACCTGGGGGGATTTGCACCATCCGGCCCTCAGTGAAACCGACGGCGAGTATGACGGACGCTTTCTTTACGTCAATGATAACGCCAACAACCGGGCGGCGATGATCGATTTGAAAACCTTTACCACGAAGCAGATCTTGGGTCCGATCCCCAACATTATGGGCCCCCATTCGGCGGCGTTTGTTACGCCCAACACGGAATATTTCATGATGGCGACACGTTTTTCCGTTCCCATGGGCGGGAAATATGCGCCCCTGGACAAATACAGTAAAGAGTACCATGGAGCCTTGTCTGCCCAGAAAATCGACCAGAAGACAGGCAAGATGAAGGTCGCCTGGCAGTTGAAACTGCCGCCCTGGAACTACGATCTCTCCGATGCCGGGAAGAAAATCAGCGGCGACTGGGCCTTCTTCACCACCTACAACACGGAAGAAGCGACGGAGCTTTTGGAGATCAACGCATCCGCCAACGAAACCGACTATCTGGTCGCGATTAACTGGAAAAAAGCGGAACAAGCCGTTAAGGACAAGAAGTTTGAGGTGATCAACGGCGTCAAAGTGGTGGATCCGACGAAGGTGAAAGGAATCGCCTATTTGATTCCGCTGCCCAAAAGCCCCCACGGGGTTGACGTTTCTCCGGACGGTCGCTGGATCGTGGGTAGCGGCAAACTGGATCCCACGGTGACGGTGTACGATTTCAAGAAGTTCATCAAGGCCATTGAAAAGGAAGATTTCTCCGGGACGAAAAAAGGACTGCCCGTCGTCAATTTCGAGTCGGTGAAAGAGGCAACGGTGAAGGTCGGATTGGGCCCTCTCCACACCCAGTTCGGACCGGACGGTTACGCCTACACCACGTTGTTTGTGGAAAGCGCCGTGGCCAAGTGGAAGCTGGGCGAATGGAAGGTGCTGGACAAAGTGACCGTTCACTACAGTCCCGGCCACAGTTCCGCCGCGGAAGGGGACACGGTGTCTCCGGACGGGAAATACCTGGTGGCGCTGAACAAGCTTTCCAAGGACCGGCATCTTTCTGTCGGACCCTCCCATCCGGAAAATATGCAGCTGATCGACATTTCCGGAGACAAAATGAAGGTGATCAACGAGGCGCCGATCGATCCGGAACCCCATTACGCGCAAATGGTCAAAGCGGATAAAATCAAGCCGATACTGAAGTACGAAAAAGATGAGAAGCGCCCCCACTCGGTCTGGAAGAAGGAAGATGTGCGCATCGAGCGCGAGGGAAACCATGTGACGGTACACGGTTTGGCGGTCCGGACCCGGTTCTATCCGGATAAGATCGAGGTCAACGAAGGAGACAAGGTGACGATCTATTTGACCAACATCGATCTGGACCAGGATATCACCCACGGCTTCGCCATCAACCTCTATGACATCGATGTGGAAGTGCAGCCCGGAGAGACGAAAAAGATCGAATTTGTGGCGGACAAGCCGGGAGTGTATCCCTTCTACTGCTCCAACTTCTGTTCGGCGCTCCACCAGGAAATGCAGGGTTATCTCCTGGTCAAACCCAAGAAATAA
- a CDS encoding YheC/YheD family protein, which yields MNSIICRIRLVPNAPTKAVILSKFLMNRWGCIHGQSIKIRLGNKTLISRVVGVRGREPVIYLPPSIVRQLSIPYLGETRASFANRQLRLGPVLAILTTGFTGSPSQPFGSRSSLFRQFILAGMEEKPFFYVFTPEMVNWANRTISGWFYRKDESGNMGWVRMTAPFPDVIYERVPNRKSESLPQVQVCRERLTRLGHARIFNQGFFNKWTVHERLYRHPDTYDLIPETSLSPSIETIRHMIDKYGMVYLKPSGGSLGLGIFRITRDPNGGYYCRFRNGDKNILYRFRSLEKLIRYAFGNQKSRIHRYLVQQGIRLIKYQGRPVDFRVHLHKDRTGEWRIVGIGAKAAGPGSVTTHVRTGGSLLSASELLRKVFGMDGPRVESNIRNAAIRIAKTLEHQVNGPLGELGMDIGVDRDLRVWLFEVNSKPGRHIFHHPSLRQAGWRSAKYITEYSLKLANFL from the coding sequence ATGAACTCCATCATTTGCAGAATTCGTCTCGTACCCAACGCCCCCACCAAAGCCGTCATTCTTTCGAAATTCCTGATGAACCGGTGGGGATGCATCCATGGTCAATCCATAAAAATCCGCCTCGGTAACAAAACGTTGATCAGCCGCGTCGTAGGGGTTCGCGGACGAGAACCCGTGATTTATCTACCCCCATCGATCGTCCGACAACTGTCGATTCCCTATCTGGGAGAAACCCGGGCTTCCTTCGCAAACCGGCAACTCCGCCTCGGTCCGGTCCTCGCCATCCTGACCACCGGCTTCACCGGTTCGCCATCCCAGCCCTTCGGCAGCCGATCATCCCTGTTTCGCCAATTCATCCTGGCGGGCATGGAGGAAAAACCCTTTTTCTATGTATTTACCCCGGAGATGGTGAATTGGGCCAACCGAACGATTTCCGGCTGGTTTTATCGGAAAGACGAATCGGGAAACATGGGGTGGGTTCGAATGACCGCACCGTTCCCCGATGTGATCTACGAACGGGTGCCCAACCGAAAATCCGAATCCCTCCCCCAGGTCCAGGTATGTCGCGAACGCTTAACGAGACTTGGGCATGCGCGGATATTCAACCAGGGATTTTTCAACAAGTGGACGGTGCACGAGCGGCTCTACAGGCATCCGGACACCTATGACCTGATCCCCGAAACCTCCCTGTCCCCTTCCATCGAAACCATTCGCCACATGATCGACAAATACGGAATGGTCTATCTGAAACCCAGCGGCGGAAGCCTGGGACTGGGCATCTTTCGAATCACACGCGACCCGAATGGAGGGTACTATTGCCGGTTTCGGAATGGCGACAAAAACATTTTGTACCGGTTCCGCTCACTGGAAAAACTGATTCGCTACGCCTTCGGCAATCAAAAATCCCGGATTCACCGCTACCTGGTCCAGCAGGGCATCCGCCTGATCAAATACCAGGGACGTCCGGTCGATTTCCGGGTTCACCTGCACAAGGACCGCACCGGGGAATGGCGGATCGTCGGAATCGGTGCAAAGGCCGCCGGACCGGGCAGTGTCACCACTCACGTCCGCACCGGCGGATCGCTCCTCTCCGCCTCGGAGCTTCTGCGCAAAGTGTTCGGAATGGATGGGCCGAGGGTGGAAAGCAACATACGCAACGCCGCCATCCGGATCGCCAAAACCCTGGAACATCAAGTAAACGGTCCCCTCGGCGAATTGGGCATGGACATCGGGGTGGACCGGGACCTCCGCGTATGGCTGTTTGAAGTCAACTCCAAACCGGGCCGGCACATCTTCCACCATCCGAGCCTGCGCCAGGCAGGCTGGAGATCCGCCAAGTACATCACCGAATACAGTCTGAAACTGGCCAATTTCCTTTGA
- a CDS encoding nucleotidyltransferase domain-containing protein, with protein MDPVQKILDDVTRKLEGLPGVVGVVLGGSRAKGTHRPDSDIDIGIYYDESKGFEVRSVEEIATELDDEHRTELITPLGAWGPWVNGGGWLVIGGYHVDFLFRDVRRVARVIDDCAKGIVTADYQTGHPHAYLNLMYMGEVDLCRVLADPEGRIAELKAKTRPYPEALQVVVIGRFLFEASFSLVHAEAHRGNDDLSYVAGCCFRTVASLNHVLFAKNEEYCINEKKAVAMAARFPLKPEHYKERVDQVFTKLSSKDSRSTEEAVATLRQLISETEELVRR; from the coding sequence GTGGACCCGGTGCAAAAGATTTTGGATGATGTGACGCGAAAGCTGGAAGGGCTTCCCGGGGTCGTGGGAGTGGTGCTGGGAGGTTCCCGGGCAAAGGGGACTCACCGGCCCGATTCCGACATCGATATCGGGATCTATTACGACGAAAGCAAAGGCTTCGAGGTACGGTCCGTGGAGGAGATCGCGACGGAGCTGGATGATGAGCACCGAACCGAACTGATCACGCCCCTGGGGGCATGGGGACCTTGGGTCAATGGCGGCGGCTGGCTCGTCATCGGTGGATATCACGTGGACTTTTTGTTTCGCGACGTGAGACGGGTTGCTCGGGTGATCGACGATTGCGCGAAAGGAATCGTCACGGCGGATTATCAGACCGGGCATCCCCACGCCTATTTGAACCTGATGTATATGGGCGAAGTGGACCTGTGCAGGGTGCTGGCCGATCCGGAGGGGCGGATTGCGGAGCTGAAGGCCAAAACCCGGCCGTACCCGGAAGCCTTGCAGGTGGTCGTCATCGGCCGGTTTCTGTTCGAAGCGTCCTTTTCGCTGGTGCATGCCGAGGCCCATCGAGGAAACGATGATCTCTCCTATGTGGCAGGGTGCTGCTTCCGCACCGTGGCCTCTTTGAATCACGTCCTGTTTGCCAAGAACGAGGAATATTGCATCAACGAGAAAAAGGCGGTGGCGATGGCGGCCCGATTCCCTCTCAAGCCGGAACATTACAAGGAACGGGTCGATCAGGTGTTTACAAAGCTGTCTTCAAAGGACAGCCGGAGTACGGAGGAGGCTGTCGCCACGCTTCGGCAGCTCATATCCGAGACGGAGGAATTGGTCCGGCGCTAG